A stretch of Limanda limanda chromosome 7, fLimLim1.1, whole genome shotgun sequence DNA encodes these proteins:
- the tmem269 gene encoding transmembrane protein 269: MILLTPPSGFFQCTNKLFLSDQAAWLHIKEFARKNAANALSVANMVMGMASILSSLNGHHHAACWLVLIGYLLDYADGAVARRLDACSALGAKLDDFADFTTFGIATSLLLRTTDLMDNILCVCYVLSVFVRLCFYSTGIPFMYRGLPCTYASAILSCATMLSGGNMAVLRIVVVAMILCMINQNFYPHDKVLESQAWKKVVYFGGVIMLFFSSSPPMCVYYLLWCFSYVLFPTSLWSTKV, translated from the exons ATGATCCTCCTGACTCCCCCTTCTG GTTTCTTCCAGTGCACCAACAAGCTCTTTCTGAGTGATCAGGCCGCCTGGCTCCACATCAAGGAGTTCGCCCGTAAAAATGCAGCGAACGCTCTGTCTGTCGCCAACATGGTCATGGGCATGGCCTCCATTCTCAGCAGTCTCAACGG GCACCATCATGCCGCGTGTTGGCTGGTTCTGATTGGCTACCTGCTGGATTATGCAGATGGAGCGGTTGCCAGGCGACTGGATGCCTGCTCGGCGCTGG GTGCGAAGCTGGATGATTTTGCTGACTTCACGACCTTCGGAATCGCCACGTCACTGCTCCTGAGGACGACTGACCTGATGGACAACATCCTGTGCGTGTGCTACGTGCTGTCGGTGTTCGTCCGCCTCTGTTTCTACTCAACCG GAATCCCCTTCATGTACCGCGGCCTGCCATGCACTTATGCCTCAGCCATCCTGTCCTGTGCCACGATGCTGTCGGGGGGGAACATGGCCGTGCTGCGCATCGTGGTCGTCGCCATGATCCTCTGCATGATCAACCAGAACTTCTACCCCCATGACAAAGTGCTGGAGTCGCAGGCCTGGAAAAAAGTAGTTTACTTTGGAG GAGTCATCATGTTGTTCTTCTCGTCATCCCCCCCCATGTGCGTGTACTACCTGCTCTGGTGTTTCTCCTACGTTTTGTTCCCGACTTCCCTTTGGAGCACTAAAGTGTAG